GCAATAGCCAATCATGCGATGTTCGGATAACCCAATTAGAAAGATTTTTATCATTTGTATTCAGGCCGTAACGTTCCCATTCTTTTACTTGCCGGTAAAGGGGTACGTATTGCATGAATTTATCATAGATGACTTTGGCTAGAACGCTGGGACTAGCGATACTTCGCTGAATGACTGGTTGCGGTGCTTTGCCACGTTCAATTTGCGCTGGCTGGAATGCATCACCTTTACAGTTTTTACATTCATAGGCATGTTCTACGTGTTGCACTTTCCTCATTTTCGCAGGAATAAAGGTTGCTTCTTCACGCACCATGGTGCCGTCAATCTCAACCATTTGACGATTGCAACACGTACAGTTTGTATTTTTTGGATGATGGTGGATCACTTCTACCTCGACATCAGCACGTAATGAATCATTTCGTTTTTTTTGAACCTTTCGTACAACAGTATAAGAAATCGTCTGTTGGCTTTGTTCTTCTGTCTGCTCAGAATCGGTAAAAGTTGAATCATCATCAAATAAGGAGGTCTGCCCATCAGGCGCATTATATTTCGATTTCTCTGTTTTAGCTCCATATAAAAGCTTTGTTAAATGGCGAACTTGCTC
The sequence above is drawn from the Virgibacillus dokdonensis genome and encodes:
- a CDS encoding IS66 family transposase, which gives rise to MVNTSSNHENPSDKLIRLLEEQLDLSNQQNKELSEQVKVLTEQVRHLTKLLYGAKTEKSKYNAPDGQTSLFDDDSTFTDSEQTEEQSQQTISYTVVRKVQKKRNDSLRADVEVEVIHHHPKNTNCTCCNRQMVEIDGTMVREEATFIPAKMRKVQHVEHAYECKNCKGDAFQPAQIERGKAPQPVIQRSIASPSVLAKVIYDKFMQYVPLYRQVKEWERYGLNTNDKNLSNWVIRTSHDWLL